A single region of the Streptomyces sp. NBC_00236 genome encodes:
- a CDS encoding organic hydroperoxide resistance protein, with product MTIQDIAVAYTAVATAENGRDGRVASDDGKLDVVVNPPKEMGGSGAGTNPEQLFAAGYSACFQGALGVVARQEKADISGSTVTAAVSIGKTEAGGFGLEVAITATVPNVDTATAQALIEKAHQVCPYSNATRGNIKVALSVA from the coding sequence ATGACCATTCAGGACATAGCCGTCGCATACACCGCCGTCGCCACCGCCGAGAACGGCCGTGACGGCCGGGTCGCCTCGGACGACGGAAAGCTGGACGTAGTCGTCAACCCGCCGAAGGAGATGGGCGGCAGCGGCGCCGGCACCAACCCGGAGCAGCTCTTCGCCGCCGGTTACAGTGCCTGCTTCCAGGGCGCGCTGGGCGTCGTGGCGCGCCAGGAGAAGGCGGACATCTCCGGATCCACGGTCACCGCCGCGGTCTCCATCGGCAAGACCGAGGCCGGTGGCTTCGGTCTGGAGGTCGCGATCACCGCGACCGTCCCGAACGTCGACACGGCGACCGCGCAGGCGCTCATCGAGAAGGCCCACCAGGTCTGCCCGTACTCGAACGCCACGCGCGGCAACATCAAGGTGGCGCTCTCGGTCGCCTGA
- a CDS encoding NADP-dependent oxidoreductase: MSAALPTSGREWHLVARPHGWPKAEDFALREAPVSAPAEGRVLVRNLHFSVDPYMRGRMNDVKSYTPPFKLDHPMEGGAVGEVVASNAEGFAVGDHVLHGLGWREYADVPAKHAVKVDASLAPLSAYLGVLGMTGLTAYAGLFDVASFKEGDAVFVSGAAGAVGSQVGQMARLKGASRVIGSAGSDEKVKLLVEEYGFDAAFNYKNGPVAQQLREAAPDGIDVYFDNVGGEHLEAAISSFNVHGRATICGMIAQYNATEPTPGPRNLALVIGKRLRLQGMLVGDHADLQGQFVQEVAGWLASGELKYNETVVEGIENGFEAFLGLLRGENTGKMVVSLG, from the coding sequence ATGTCTGCAGCTCTTCCCACGTCCGGCCGTGAATGGCACCTCGTAGCCCGTCCGCACGGCTGGCCGAAGGCAGAGGACTTCGCGCTGCGTGAGGCTCCGGTCAGTGCTCCCGCCGAGGGCCGGGTCCTCGTCCGCAACCTGCACTTCTCGGTCGATCCGTACATGCGCGGCCGTATGAACGACGTGAAGTCGTACACCCCGCCGTTCAAGCTCGACCACCCCATGGAGGGTGGCGCGGTCGGCGAGGTCGTCGCGTCCAACGCCGAGGGCTTCGCGGTCGGTGACCACGTGCTGCACGGCCTCGGCTGGCGAGAGTACGCCGACGTCCCCGCCAAGCACGCGGTGAAGGTCGACGCCTCGCTCGCCCCGCTCTCCGCCTACCTCGGCGTGCTGGGCATGACCGGACTCACCGCCTACGCGGGCCTGTTCGACGTGGCCTCCTTCAAGGAGGGCGACGCGGTCTTCGTGTCCGGAGCCGCCGGTGCCGTCGGCAGCCAGGTCGGCCAGATGGCCAGGCTCAAGGGCGCCTCGCGCGTCATCGGCTCCGCGGGCTCCGACGAGAAGGTCAAGCTGCTCGTCGAGGAGTACGGCTTCGACGCCGCCTTCAACTACAAGAACGGCCCCGTGGCGCAGCAGCTGCGCGAGGCCGCCCCCGACGGCATCGACGTCTACTTCGACAACGTCGGCGGCGAGCACCTCGAAGCCGCGATCTCCTCGTTCAACGTGCACGGCCGCGCGACGATCTGCGGCATGATCGCCCAGTACAACGCGACCGAGCCGACCCCCGGCCCGCGCAACCTCGCCCTGGTCATCGGCAAGCGGCTGCGCCTGCAGGGCATGCTCGTCGGCGATCACGCCGATCTCCAGGGGCAGTTCGTCCAGGAGGTGGCCGGCTGGCTGGCCTCGGGTGAGCTGAAGTACAACGAGACGGTCGTCGAGGGCATCGAGAACGGCTTCGAGGCGTTCCTCGGCCTGCTCCGCGGTGAGAACACCGGGAAGATGGTCGTCTCCCTCGGCTGA